cctcgGGTTTCTGATTGATCGTATGCACTACTACATGCGGAGGCTGAGCAAGCTAAGAAGCAGCACCAGAGTTCTAACGCGGGAAATCGAGAGGCTAGAGACAGAGAAGGTGCAAATGAGGGAGATGGGAGAGAGAGCTGCTGAAGAAGCCAAGCAGTTTCAGCAGGAAATATCTAGTTTGATTGATGATTTGGAAATGGTGAAGATGGAGGCTGCGGAGAAGGATGTGCTGCTCGAGGCGGCTGAAGCTCATGTCGTTGCTCTGCAGAAACAAGCGGCGGATCTTCTGCTCGAGTACGACTGTCGTCTCGAAGATAGCCATGGTTGGAAGTGAGGATAGTTTGGGTGGTATACTAGTTGAGGTTTTTGTTGTTAGGAAGTAGTGAGTTTTGGTTGTGGCTGGTTTCGGTATCGCTTACGAGGTCGTTGCTCGCGGGGAGTCGGGCCTGGGCCGAACTTGTGTGCACCTTTAGTAGCAACGACGAGGAAAGGGGCAAGTAGAATTGACACTGGGATCTCAACAACTATTCATTTAGAGGTTATTTTCCAGAGCGTTCGATTTGATAGATTatatgtgcattattaaatcatAACGAGTGTTGTTCCATTGAATggatttatcaatatttaatttcggCATAGTATCACGCAAGATTAGTAACTACTGTTACTACTTTGAGTCTTAATTAATTACGAGTTTGTGTCCCGCGTGATTACTTATTAGTCAAGACTTAAAAactgaaaagtaaaatttaaaattaattttaaagaattataGTAATTGATTTC
The genomic region above belongs to Salvia hispanica cultivar TCC Black 2014 chromosome 3, UniMelb_Shisp_WGS_1.0, whole genome shotgun sequence and contains:
- the LOC125214161 gene encoding uncharacterized protein LOC125214161 → MIPPVFVIVCGEGLVAFLLMVKIGPLRELVMKGLDEVKMRRGTVSTIAGTIFVILLSCLFSVVGSKHGAMAPMDQVIWRTNLLEATVMAFSLFLGFLIDRMHYYMRRLSKLRSSTRVLTREIERLETEKVQMREMGERAAEEAKQFQQEISSLIDDLEMVKMEAAEKDVLLEAAEAHVVALQKQAADLLLEYDCRLEDSHGWK